In Oncorhynchus masou masou isolate Uvic2021 chromosome 28, UVic_Omas_1.1, whole genome shotgun sequence, the DNA window aaactaTGCACATGTCGGCTAAATCGGAAATGACTAACATTTAAATCACGCTATAGTGCTGAACCTCTGCGATACGAATTGAATTGGGCCCTAAAGAAAGGTTCTAAAGTACTATAGCCTATCTATTGTTGGTGCTCTCTTCTGGAACCTGAATTGACCTAGAACCCGGTTGATCTATGCCACTTCAGAATGTTTGTTTTCGACTCTACAAATCCTAGTGCGATCTAGCCTTCTGACCCATGGAAGCAGAATGTTAAAGGTTTAAGGACTGTGATGAGATAATGTCTTGATTCAGAGACTAATAGTGTGTAACACAGCACACAAAGCAAATATTAGGCTTTTTCCTTAGTCAGATAGGAGATACAATCTTCTGTCCAACCTCTGATCACAGGTGAAATGTGTTGTTCAGCAACATGCTACTGTTTTTTTGATTGACTCTTTTGGTGAAAAGTAATGCATTGAGTTAGCTTGTTTGGCCACACCTCTTACTGTAGTGTATCTCGCACATTATCTCTGGATTGGAAAACATTTCAATCAGTAAAATGGTCTCCCATGATTGGTTCTCAGTTAGGCATATTTTTATTTTCTATATATATCATACAGGGTAACTAGCAAGAACACTATTGCAGGTCACTTTAACCAATGCATAGGTACTATCCACATACACGTACAAATGAACCAGCTTTTGTTAAATGGAATCAAACACTACAGGCACACAAGCGATATTATATCACTTAGGAATATATGGAACACTATTTACGCTCATAGTTCAAAATAATATGCAAAATAGGTGTGTTAGCAGCTATCTAATGTAGCTTCACAGTTAactagagtgttgggccagtaaccgaaaggttgctagatcgaagccctgagctgacaaggtaaaaatgtgtctttctgcccctgaacaaggcagttaacctactgttcctaggctgtcattgtaaataacaatttgttcttaactgacttgcctagttaaataaaggttcaaaataTAATTTCAATAGTTTCAGATATTAGGCATTTTACCAACATTTTCATTACTGTAACAGACCAAAAaagttaaatattttattttaacatTGCAATGAAAAGGCCTGAGTTAAACATAACACAGAAAATAAATATTTCAAATTAAATAAAAACCTTTTCCCAATTTGAGCTCTTCAGCCATTTTGGTAATGAGAAAGCCAAATGTGGTATTCTAGATGATGCATAATGGGCAAATAAAACCTGATTGGAGTTTTTACAGGAACTAGAATGTTTTTGACACATGTCCAGACACTATGTAATACATATAGTTTAATGTAAACTTCGTGTTTTATTCAAATAAATTAAGTTctataaaatgtaaatgtaaaatgggtTTAAAATAAGACACCTTCCCAAAAAGACATCTTGGATCTCGGAATGATAGTCAATTTTGGCAGGTTCATCATGGTTTTGTAACTCAATTTGCTAGACATATTTTAAAAGAGAGATTCACCCCCATATACAAGAGGGACATTAATCCGAACATTATGGTCTCTGGGCACATACAAGTCCTTAATGGTTACACTAGCGTTATGGAACAATGAtctaaagtattttttacttaactgggaaagtcagttaagaacaaatttgtatttacaatgacagctggatgagatacagcctggatttgaaccagggactgtagcgacgcctcttgcgctgagatgcattgccttagactgctgcaccactctggAACCTCAAACAGCTTGCCCCATGCAATAGGAATGAGTTTTGCAGCCCAGACCTCTATAGTTTGCTGTAAGGGGTTTCTGTGTATTCTTCTGCTTAGTTATGTTCAATCTAAGTGAATTTAGTTTGTCTTTGTTGCTTTTTTATGATGTAATGTACTATAAGGTCAAAATGAGCATACTAACTTGGTTGCTAGTTATATGGGGGTGCGTTTGTAAATACAccctggagtgccagagtgcgctttgggcgttcataaattcagagcgttttgctctggccaaggagtagggttgatccgagcgttctgaccgTAATGGCAGTCAAGCTGTCCGGCTAAAATTAGCTGGCTTGATAGCTACTTCCATACAAAAAAttagagaacacctcactctgaccattttactcaccctagcagagctggtttggcttttttcatgttatccagagcattggtgactaacTTTGCTGCTGGCAACACTAATTCGCATTTTTGccgacatttactgacaccggtcatgTCGAACATtcttaaattcatcagttatAGATGGCCAGAGCAAATTTACGAACGCGCCCATGGTATTCTCTCCATATGGCTAAACATTTTTCCTCCTAGTTATTACTTGTGATTTAAATATGTAACTTTTAATTCATGAAAAACTCTCAAATACAAAGGCAACACATAATCCAAACTGCAGATATTCaacatgaagacatggatgttCGATCAGAAAAATACCACATTTTAAAACATTCGAACCAGAAAACTGATATAGCAGACAatgaatgtaaatgtaaatgtaatgaatgaAAGATCCATGCATAGTTAAAGCGGCACTAGGCTGTTTCTGATGACCAACTTTCTGAATGATTAGGGTTGAGTGGGATTTGAATAAAGTCCATATTAATTTGATCAAACTGCTTTGTGTAATCCTTATGGGTCACCAAGAGATTCCTCAATTCACTAAGACCTCAAAGTGCGAGTTCACTTCCAAAAGAAACAATTGTTAATTCAATCAAGCCTCCTGTCCTGTGCCATGTAGTCAAGGGCGAGTCCTCAGTCCCATTACAGACTGATGCAGTTCAGTCAGCCAGGTTCATTTGTGTTTGGGCGATTTGGGCTTCCTTGGTTCCTTGGTCTTCTTGGTTAACTCCGGGTTGTTATGACTAGCCTTGATCTCTGCCTCCCAATGTTTCTTCACCACCGTGTACAACCTCATGGTCGCCTGGGCGTCTTGGACCTGCAACGCATTCTCAGACATTGGCTACGGTTCACAGTTGTACTACTGTATATGTGAgctacaaaataaaaaaatattgataAAAAGCTGACTTACGGATGAATGTTCTCCCTGTTGTACTTTGACACCGAGTATTTCTCTACACAGGAGTTTCAGAGAGGGCCGACCACtctgaaaataaaataacattatcCTCCTCTTATAGTGATATTACAACCCCTTCAGTTACGCACATTAATACAAAATATCTGCCCACAAACCAGTCTTTACCTTCACAATTTTCTTGAAAGGTTTATACTTCTGGGTGTCTCTGATTCTCTTTTTTGGGTGATCCAAGAACAAAATCTGAAAAATATTAGCATGGAAAGTATATGTAAATGTTGACAATGGTCAGGTTTTATTTAGAATGATAAACAATGCAAGTTACATCATAGTAGTGTACCTTGAGGTCATTGTGAATGGCGTGTCCCACAAGCGTTCTCCCCTTGAGGATCTCAGCCACCTCTTTCTGTACGGTCTTCACATTCTCACCTGCAGAATTTAACAGACGACACAAAAGTTGCATTTGAAAACGACCCGCAGATAACTTCATCCTAAAATAAAGACTCTTTGGGCTTTAGTGAGTTTGTTTCCGTTTCCAATGCTACCATAAGACCATATTAATACAGTGGTAAAATAATCACTAAGGAGGTCAGCTCATCCTGCTTACCGTTTTTGATGTCATCTGGTCGGATGCCACTGACAGCTGTCCTGTAGTCCGTCACCTTCTCTGTGGGCTTGACGAATTTGTCATAGATGCACTTTCCAAACTGGTTGACAAGGGAGACCCGGGCTACGATGCTTTCCTCGCCATCTGGCCCCACACCCACCATCTCACAGTCCATAGCCACCGCCTTGGTCAGGCTGACAGGTGCCATGATGAACAGGGAAAGAAAAAGCCTTGGTCACACCTGGTACTTGACGCTTGACCCCCCCGATATTCCCTAGGTTTTTTAGCCCATTGATTTTGTAGTAATGTTACATAAAAACACAGTGTACAATTGCAAGACAGAGCTTTAAAACTGCACGTTTTCTCTGCAACTCATGGCaacatgtgtagaattgcaggaaatagcTATAAACCTGCAAAAAAACCTCTCCAACAAGAGAGGTGTTAACAGTTTGTATTATTAACAGTGCTTGTGCTCAGAAATAGGAGGACGCAGGACGTttcccaatgctggaaggggggcctGAGTGAAAACGTTTGAGAACCCCTGCACTAGATAGCAGTAGGAGGTCACATGACATCTCTTGGCCACTTGAAACCAGAGGTGTCTAGTTTGGGTAGTGAGTCACTGTGCCCAAATGGCTGAACGGATTTTCAAATCTGACATCATAAAATGAATGTAGAAAACGGGGCTTTATGTTATGGagtaatttttatttttaaaaataagGACACCAATAGGTGAAGAAACAAACTTATATTCCCAGCTAGCTAAACAACGCATACAAGGTAATGTGGGAGAAGGAAATGCATTTCTTTACAATGACAATCAGGTGTACCCTTCATGCATATTAAAAAGGTGACTTGACCTACATTGCATAATCTATGAATATGTCCACAGGGTATCATTTATGGGCTTTATGGGGTGGGGATTCTTATGACATTGCCAGGAGTAAGATTCTAGTACGAGTTCCAAAAAACAACATAAACTCTTATGTGGTTAACTCAGTGGTTCTCAACTGGTTTTACTTCGGTTCTCAACTGGTTTTGCTTCGGGACCCTAATTGAACCAGTTTGTCTGTCACAAACCAATACTCACATCATgaaaaataatgatttttaatgcGGTAGTGATATACTCAATCAAGGAGCTGTATGCGCTCCAACCAGACAAAGTGGAGCGGTGTCTCCCGACCCATCCTGTCCCAGCCTCTAGTATTTATGCttcagtagtttgtgtcggggggctagggtcagtctgttatatctgactatttctcctgtcttatccggagtcctgtgtgaatttaagtatgctctctcaaattccctctcggaggaggacctgaaccctaggataatgccccaggactacctggcctgatgcctccttgctgtccccagtccacctggccgtgctgctgctccagtttcaactgttctgcctgcggctatggaaccctgacctgttcaccggacgtcctatctgtcccagacctgctgttttcaactctctagagacagcaggagcggtagagatactttgaatgatcggctatgaaacgctaactgacatttactcctgaggtgctgaccttttgcaccctcaacaaccactgtgattattattatttgactctgctggtcatctatgaacatttgaacatcttggccatgttctgttataatctccacccggcacagccagaagaggactgaccacccctcatagcctggttcctctctaggtttcttcctaggttctggcctttctagggagtttttcctagccaccgtgcttctacacctgcattgcttgctgtttggggttctaGGCTTGGTTTctctacagcactttgagatatcagctgatgtaagaagggctttataaatacatttggtgTGAGAGTGCGAAACAGACAGAAAAAATGCAAGCCTTCATCATCATGGGGGGAACGTGCACCCACTCCCCAACAAGGTAGGTAGATGAGCTGTACGCAAACATTCAATGCCAACAGGACTTTTATGATGTGAGCTTTCCGTCTTTCATCAAAACTTGGCTTAGGGAGGATACACTTGTTGAATCAGTGACTTTGGATGGGTTCTCTGTCATGCGCTTGGATAGTGACTGCCACAGTATGGGTAATTACTCAGACTGTGGACCAGTTGAGGAAACAGTTCAAATGGACAAATGCCAGGAATGCTGTTGGACCGGATAGAATCAGACCCGGGTGCTCAGTGACTGTACTGTGCAGGTGAGCGGCACCCTGCACTTTATCTTCATGCAGTCACTGTCTACCTCTACTGTACCTACACAATGGAAATCCCCCTGCATTGTGCCTGTTCCCAAAAACACCAAGGGCAGGGCCTAAACAACTTCAAGCCTGTTGCACTCACTTCCCAGCTGATGAAGGTATTTGAGAGAGTGGTCCTGGCACAACTAAAGCAGCAGGTGCTCCGGGTTTCTTTACCCCCCCACAGTTTGCCTACCAGGCCAAGAAAGGTGTGGAATATGCACTGCTGTTCATGTAGCACAAATCTGCTCATAGCTCTATATTGAAAACACTGCAATACTGTGAAGAAAAATTGAGATTAAAATGAAGTAAAAATGTAAATTCATTATAATTGACACTTTCTACCTGGTTTAAGTTCAGACTGGAGTATTTTttcataataaaaaataaaaacctcaACACTTGCAAACCAATCAAAAACCACCAGTTGAGAATCGCTGCCTAACTTACCCCTCAAATGCCCTGTCCTTGACCAGCGCGCTCTCTGTGGTCTGGGCGTCTGTCTTCTGAGTGCCTTGGATCTTCCTCATGATATCGGCTGCCTCTGTTCCCACTGTGGCCTCAATGTCATCAGGGTCCACATCATCAAACCACATGTCCGATCTATTGGAGGACAGATATGCATTAACCATCACATACAGTAACCAACACTGAGGTGCATGTGGAAATAATATCTGATAATCTGACCGTAGGTTTGGATGCAAGTTTGACAATTGACTACAGAAGTGACTAAACACAGACAAACCACACACTTGCTTTTTACAACAGTGAGAAGTTCTTGAAGTCAACACCTCAATAGTCACACTTCCTTGCCGGTATTCACTTTGGGTGcctgtactgtttatatttaggtgcagaaACTCTGCAACACCTTTGAGCTGATATTCTATAAAAGATGTGCAGaaactcaagcagtagaacattggAGGTGCTGGAGTTCTGGTaggctcctgcccaagtcaaggcAATATTGGTAACACTGAAAGACTTACTCAGTGGGTTTCTTTTCCTCCAATTCTACTTTCTTCTTCTTCAACTGTGCATTGCTGTCTATCTGGACACTGCTCTGTTTCCTCTTCTTGGCTTTGGGCTGTTCTGTCCCCGATCGTCCTGGATCTATCCCATTCACCTGAGTTTTACTAGGAACAGAACTGTCCTTCCATGCTTTCCCACTGTTCACCTGCTTGGGCTTAGTTGCCTTGGCATCAGTCACTGTCTCTGCTAAGTTCTTAGCAGACTTCTTatgcaccaccaccacctccttcgAAATGTCTTTAGTTGGTTTCTTATGAGTCTCGTCCTTCTTTGAAATGTCTTTGATGGGTTTCTTAGGGACTTCCTTCTTTGAGTTCTGCTGAAACAGTTGTCTTTTCACAGGAGGGGGGTTGGATTTGAACACCTGCAAATAGAGAGAGCTCTAATAACACCACATTTTTGACAGGGATGAGTGGTACTAATGCATTCAAGTCTGTCATCTATCCAAAAATCTGTATCACAACATGCCATTTCTGACTTACGTCATAACCAAGTCCTTACCTCTAGTAACGTTTTCCAGTTGGTTGAAAACTGTTGGGCATCTTTCGGGGGAAGCAACGCCTTGGTTTTACCTTGATCTTTTGAAATGGGCTCTTTTTTCTTGGTGTGTTGATAAAACGTTTTCTTTAGAGGTTTCTTTTTCGTTTGGCTCTGACTGGATTTTGGCATTTTAGAAGCAGCAGAGTCCGTTTTCTCTGATTTGACTTTACACATCATGTCTCGATGGCTGTGAGCTTTGCTTTTGAAAATCTCGCTGTCAACTCGGTTCTGATTACTTGGTGGGAAGCAGTGTGAGAGTAATGACAGCCAGGACTTCCACTTTATACTCTTAATATCTCATTAAAAAAAGTTAACCTTGCTAAATGATTTGCTTTTGAAAGCCCAATATACTTCAAACGTTCTGTAGCTCAGTAAGTTAGCTACTTGCTATAAGTTCGCTAGCTCTGCTAACATGTGATCAGAAGCTCAAACATGAACGAATTCGCTAAGTAACAATAACATAACTAATCGGTACTCAAGGAATATTTCACCTCTAAATGAATAATTACAACGCCGCAACAATCGTTATGCTGTACACAATTAGAGTTCCAACGTTGCACATTTTTCTACATGCCATGCTGAAATGTGTCACAAGTGTGAATGTCCGAAAGGAAACACGTCCACGGTTGCGCTTGGTTCCTAGAGTTCATCCTGAATTATGTTGCTTAATATAAACTACTCTACCAATAAAAACTGTAATCAATGATGTTGGCTGAAAATCTATACATAATATCCAGTAAGGTGACAAGCACACAAAAGAGaaccaaatcaaaatcaaatcaaattttatttgtcacatacacatggttagcagatgttaatgcgagtatagcgaaatgcttgtgcttctagttccgacaatgcagtaataaccaacaagtaatctaactaacaattcctaaactactgtcttatacacagtgtaaggggataaagaatatgtacataaggatatatgaatgagtgatggtacagagcagcataggcaagatacagtagatggtatcgagtacagtatatacatatgagatgagtatgtaaacaaagtggcatagttaaagtggctagtgatacatgtattacataaggatgcagtcgatgatatagagtacagtatatacgtatgcatatgagatgaataatgtagggtaagtaacattatattaggtagcattgtttaaagtggctagtgatatatttacatcatttcccatcaatacccattattaaagtggctggagttgagtcagtgtcagtgtgttggcagc includes these proteins:
- the LOC135518162 gene encoding RNA exonuclease 4-like, giving the protein MMCKVKSEKTDSAASKMPKSSQSQTKKKPLKKTFYQHTKKKEPISKDQGKTKALLPPKDAQQFSTNWKTLLEVFKSNPPPVKRQLFQQNSKKEVPKKPIKDISKKDETHKKPTKDISKEVVVVHKKSAKNLAETVTDAKATKPKQVNSGKAWKDSSVPSKTQVNGIDPGRSGTEQPKAKKRKQSSVQIDSNAQLKKKKVELEEKKPTESDMWFDDVDPDDIEATVGTEAADIMRKIQGTQKTDAQTTESALVKDRAFEGLTKAVAMDCEMVGVGPDGEESIVARVSLVNQFGKCIYDKFVKPTEKVTDYRTAVSGIRPDDIKNGENVKTVQKEVAEILKGRTLVGHAIHNDLKILFLDHPKKRIRDTQKYKPFKKIVKSGRPSLKLLCREILGVKVQQGEHSSVQDAQATMRLYTVVKKHWEAEIKASHNNPELTKKTKEPRKPKSPKHK